The Nocardia sp. NBC_01329 sequence TCACCCCGGGATCGTCGAGCAGGTTGATCAGGCCCGCGTCCGAACTGGCGGATTTGCTCATCTTCGCGGTGGGGTCCTGCAGGTCGTAGATCTTCGCGGTGCCCTTGACGATATGGGCCTCCGGAACGACGAAGGTCTTCTTGAACCTGGTGTTGAACCGCTGGGCGAGGTTGCGGGTGAGCTCCAGATGCTGGCGCTGATCCTCCCCCACCGGCACCTGTTGCGCCCGGTAGAGCAGGATATCGGCCGCCATCAGCACCGGATACGTGAACAGGCCGACGGTGGTGTTGTCGGCACCCTGCTTCACCGACTTGTCCTTGAACTGCGTCATCCGGCTCGCCTCACCGAACCCGGTGAGGCAGTTCAGGACCCAGGTCAACTCGGCGTGCTCGGGCACCTGCGACTGCACGAAAAGAGTCGAACGCTGTGGGTCGATACCCAGTGCCAGCAGCTGCGCCGCCGCGACCCGGGTGCGGCGGCGCAACTCCTTGGGGTCCTGCGACACGGTGATCGCGTGCATATTCGGGATGAAGTACAGCGCGTCGTAATCGTCCTGCATGTTCACCCAGTACTGCAGGGCACCGAGGTAGTTCCCGAGATGGAACGAGGCACTGGTCGGCTGGATACCGGAGAGCACCCGCTGTTTACGTTCCCCGGCGGCCGGGGTCTGCGCAGGACTGGACATGCTCCGATCTTCGCATGTGGATCAAGCCGAATTCCGATCCGCCCACCGTGCCATCGGGCACGAGCAAGGGCTCTGGCGTCCATCGGGCACCAGCGAGGGCCCTGCGTGGTTACGCCGCGCTTCCGCCTCCGAGCTCGACTCGCGCGTGCCGACGCGGATCGATACCGGGCATACTGCGCTTCCCCTCCCGGGCCAGGCGCTGCTCCTGCTTCGTGATCAGCCGGTACATCGGCGCGCTCGGCCCGTTCAACGCCGTTTTGACCGGCCGCGGCACCAGCACCGACGGCACCCCGTGCGCATTGCGCACCGACCGCGCCAGCCCGCGATAGGCGATCTCGTCGGTAAGTTTCCAGTCGATCCCGTACATATCGCGGATCCGCCCGGGCAGGCTGCCCTGCACCAGCAGGTAGTACGCCGAACTCACCTGCCTGCCCGGTGTCCGCTGCGGGTAGGGGACGACGTGCCCGCACAGATAGTTGCCCACGATGCGCGCCTCGTCGGTCAGAAACAACTCATCGGAGGCCAGGTAGCGGTCGAAATAGGCCCGGAACGCGCGATAGTCCGCGGGCGCGGCTTCCCGTGGCATCCCGAACAGCTCCCCCCAGCGCACATAGTCCTGGTACAGGTCCTCGCGTTCGGTATCGCTGAGCCGCCGGACCAGCAGGTCGTACATGACCTCGGCGGATTCGAAGGTGAACGCCATGGTCATGAAACTCAGATGCGGGTCGTAGGCCGAATACGCCGACCCCGCCGGGTGGCGTGCGCCCGCGTCCTCCGGTAGCCGGCCCTTCACCTGGGCGTGCTTCTTCCCGGTGAACTCGAGCGCCCGGTCGGCCTCCTCCCGGGTTCCGAAGAACACGGCCTCGAAGAGGTTCCCGGTGAGCGCGAGCCGGGTGTAGGGCGTATCCCGGTGCTGGGTCGATTCGGCGGTCCCGACGTAGAGCAGCGGGTTGACCGCGCCGATCACCAGCGCCCGCAGCCCGTAGGTGAGGCCGACGGCGCGTTTGCGCATCACCCGCCGGATCATCGAATCGTCGGAGAAATATCCGCTATCCACGGCCATCTCAGCCTCCTGGTCCAGCTCACCACCGAGCACTGCGCAACCGCGCATCTGGCAATAGGATTCACCAGTTATCGAATTCTGGCAAGACCCACCACCAAACCCCTCGAGGCCGAGACGCGCCAACCGGGATATCGAGCCGGCACCGGAAGACCGGAAGACCCACGCCGACCGGGCGGCTACCGATCGAAGCCACCCGAGCAGCCCAGAAGGTGTACCAACATAGGTACATGCCACTGGAACGAACGACTGTCTACGCCGATCCCGAGGACCTTGCCGTCATCAAAGAGGCAGCAGCCCGTCGGGGAGTTTCCGAAGCCGAGATCATCCGTCAGGCCATTCATCGAGCGGCGCAGAAAATGCGCGTGTGGAACGAGCCCCTGGACTTCCCGTTGTTCGACGGCCCGTGATGGATTTCCTGTTCACACAGGTGGATCGGATGCGTTTCACCATTCCGGAGGCACGGCTCGAGACTCTGACGGCGGCTCGCGCGGTCGAGCGGAGATACCACGACCTCGAGCTGGACCTGGCCGATGCGGTGAACGTGGCACTGGCGGCCGATTACGACACGGACGTCGTCTCGACTCTGGATCGGCGCGATTTCCGCGCGATGCGCCCGCTGACCGGTTACAACTACTTCCGCCTCCTACCCGACGACGAATAGCCGGTCCGGCAGCCGAGTCGCGGGCGCCCCGTTTCGAACGCGAACACGAAGAAGCCCTGAACCCAAGAGGTCCAGGGCGTGATCACTCAGGCATGGTTCCGGTCGAACCGACCCGAACGAGCATCCATGGTGAAGGCATCCCACTCGGCAGGCGAGAAAGCCAGCACCGGACCACCACGATCCTTCGAATCACGGACACCGACCACACCTTCGTCAAAAAAAGCTACCTCGACGCAATCTTGGCTGCCGCCACTGTAACTGCTCTTGAACCAGCGAGCCTCGGATCGATCAACGCTCACCCTGCGAACTCCCTTGCCTTCTCACGAAGCAGCTTCCCGCTGTCTTGCGAATCCAACGCTACCCGCCGCAAGTCAGCTGACTACCCCGATACGAAAAAGCCCCGGACCCAACAGGTCCGGGGCCCGGGCACGATCACTCAGGCATGATTCCCGTCGAACCGACCCGAACGAGCGTCCACGGTGAAGGCATCCCACTCGGCAGGCGAGAAAGCCAGCACCGGACCACCACGATCCTTCGAATCACGGACACCGACCACACCTTCGTCAAGAAAAGCTACCTCGACGCACTCTCTGCTGCCGCCACTGTAACTGCTCTTGAACCAGCGAGCCTCGGATCGATCAACGCTCACCCTGCGAACTCCCTTGCCTTCTCACGAAGCAGTTTCCTGCTGTCTTGCGGATCCAATGCTACCCGCCGCAGGTGGGCGTACGCGCTGCGATACCGCTCGACAAGATCCGCATCCTCGAAATACATATCCCCGGTGAAACCCTCGGCATACACGACGGGCGGCTCTGCGGGGTCTCCGTCTGTGGGTCCGGCAAAGTCCAAAATTATGAATGGTCCCGCCAGATCACCTAGTGGCACGCCCGCGGCGAACGGCAGGACGCGGATCTCGATATTCGCCCTGGTCCCCAGATCTGCCAGGTGTCGCAGCTGCGCTTCCATCACGCGCCGACTTCCGATGACCCGGTGCAGCGCCGATTCATCCAGAATGACATCTACCGGCAGCGGTTCCGCCCTCTTTGTCAGAAGAATCTGACGGCGTACTCGCATCTCGACTCGCCGAGCAACCTCACTATCAGGCTCCGACGGATGCGCGAGCCGGGTAAGCGTCCGCGCGTAATCAGGTGTCTGCAACAGCCCAGGCACCAATTCCTGAAATGCGCTCAGCCGCCTCGCTCCCGCCTCCAGCCCCATGTACACATCGAAGTTCAGGGGGATCAGATCCCCGTACTGATGCCACCAGTTCTTGCTGTTGCCCTGCTGGGCAAGACCTTTCAGGGCTTCGATCGTGGTCTCGTCTGCACCGCACACCCGGCTGATCGCCTCGATGTCCCAGAGCCTGATCCGGTCGGCGCTACCGGTCTCCAGCCGCTGGACTGTGGTGGCGCCGCGCTCGATCCGGCGCGCCAGTTCCGCGATCGTCAGCCCGGCGCCCTGCCGCAGCTCCCGTAGATACCTCCCGAGTTGGCGGCGCGGGAGGGTCGAGCCGATATCCGCCATGCTGACCTGCCTTTTCTGGATGAGTTCGCCCGGATTCCTGGATGGCCCCCGCACGATCTGTGGACAATACGCTCGCGCTTCTGATCAATCCGATTGGATTATCCATTTCGGCTCGGCGGCTGTCGGCAAATCCGTTGTGCTGGTGCGGATCAACCGCTTCGACCACCGCCCTTCGACCGGAGGTATCCATGCCGGAGATCCCCAGCAACCACGCAGCCGAACGGCCGGCGACCGCACTACCGGCGCTACCGCGGCGAACAACCCCGAACGGTCGGGAGTCGGCCGCCGCCGCACACCTCTGGCAGGCAGCCGAATGCTATGACCGCGCAACCCTCGAACGGGTCGCCGGGGCCCTCCGCGACCTCGATGTCGGCAGCACCGGCCACATGCCCCGGCAGCAACACGAGATCGACGGTGTCATCGCCCGCTACCGAGCCGCCCACCCGGAGACGCGGTATGTCCACTGATACCGCATGCACCCGGCACACCCGACCGTGGATCGGTGTCGGCGTCCACCGCACCCCGCCCCCGTGCGGATGTCGTCCCTTCATCACCGCCCGCCAGTTGCGCATAGCTGTGCGCGGCGGGACACCCTGGGGTCCGCTGTCCTCGATCGGCTGCCCGGGCGGGTGCCGCGAGTTCGCGCCCATCCGGGCCGGACGTATCGGCCCGCACAACCACCGGCCGTGCCCATGGACCGGAATCGGGGTCCTCGACAGAGGACGGCACCCACCGATCCTGCACCCGCGGGACCACCGATGAAAGGAGCCGAGCGCGAGCACAGCGGGGTCCGCGCCCCTCGCGGCGACAACCCCGCCCCGGCCCCGCTGCCGACGACCCGGCCTCCCCCGTGGGAGGGTGAGCCCGGGCACTGGGATCATCGAGGGATGGCAGCCCAGCGCACCTATGGCGGTTTGTCCGCGGAGGAACGGCGAACACAGCGACGGTCCGCGCTCCTGGGCGCGGCGCTGGAGATCATCGGCACCCACGGCATGGACAAGCTCACCGTGTCCGGGATGTGCTCGGAGGCCGGGCTCAACGAGCGCTACTACTACGAGAGTTTCAGCAGCCGCGACGACGTCCTCAGCGCGCTGATCGACGGTATCGCCGAGGAGTTGGTGGTCGCCATCGCGGCGGCTCTGCGGCAGGCCGGCGATGATTCGCGAGCCAAGGCGCACGCCGCCATCACCGCCGGTATCCACCTGCTCACCGATGATCCCCGCAAAACCGAGGTCACAATGGTCGCCGCGATGGCT is a genomic window containing:
- the trpS gene encoding tryptophan--tRNA ligase, with the translated sequence MSSPAQTPAAGERKQRVLSGIQPTSASFHLGNYLGALQYWVNMQDDYDALYFIPNMHAITVSQDPKELRRRTRVAAAQLLALGIDPQRSTLFVQSQVPEHAELTWVLNCLTGFGEASRMTQFKDKSVKQGADNTTVGLFTYPVLMAADILLYRAQQVPVGEDQRQHLELTRNLAQRFNTRFKKTFVVPEAHIVKGTAKIYDLQDPTAKMSKSASSDAGLINLLDDPGVTTKKVRSAVTDTEREIRYDVENKPGVSNLLVILSSLTETPIVTLEKDYAGRGYGDLKVDVADALVEFVTPLRAKVEEYMADQGELDRILATGAERAREIAGNTLAQVYDRVGFLAR
- a CDS encoding oxygenase MpaB family protein; translation: MAVDSGYFSDDSMIRRVMRKRAVGLTYGLRALVIGAVNPLLYVGTAESTQHRDTPYTRLALTGNLFEAVFFGTREEADRALEFTGKKHAQVKGRLPEDAGARHPAGSAYSAYDPHLSFMTMAFTFESAEVMYDLLVRRLSDTEREDLYQDYVRWGELFGMPREAAPADYRAFRAYFDRYLASDELFLTDEARIVGNYLCGHVVPYPQRTPGRQVSSAYYLLVQGSLPGRIRDMYGIDWKLTDEIAYRGLARSVRNAHGVPSVLVPRPVKTALNGPSAPMYRLITKQEQRLAREGKRSMPGIDPRRHARVELGGGSAA
- a CDS encoding CopG family transcriptional regulator → MPLERTTVYADPEDLAVIKEAAARRGVSEAEIIRQAIHRAAQKMRVWNEPLDFPLFDGP
- a CDS encoding DUF397 domain-containing protein, which codes for MSVDRSEARWFKSSYSGGSQDCVEVAFFDEGVVGVRDSKDRGGPVLAFSPAEWDAFTMDARSGRFDRNHA
- a CDS encoding DUF397 domain-containing protein, translating into MSVDRSEARWFKSSYSGGSRECVEVAFLDEGVVGVRDSKDRGGPVLAFSPAEWDAFTVDARSGRFDGNHA
- a CDS encoding helix-turn-helix domain-containing protein; translated protein: MADIGSTLPRRQLGRYLRELRQGAGLTIAELARRIERGATTVQRLETGSADRIRLWDIEAISRVCGADETTIEALKGLAQQGNSKNWWHQYGDLIPLNFDVYMGLEAGARRLSAFQELVPGLLQTPDYARTLTRLAHPSEPDSEVARRVEMRVRRQILLTKRAEPLPVDVILDESALHRVIGSRRVMEAQLRHLADLGTRANIEIRVLPFAAGVPLGDLAGPFIILDFAGPTDGDPAEPPVVYAEGFTGDMYFEDADLVERYRSAYAHLRRVALDPQDSRKLLREKAREFAG
- a CDS encoding TetR/AcrR family transcriptional regulator, which codes for MAAQRTYGGLSAEERRTQRRSALLGAALEIIGTHGMDKLTVSGMCSEAGLNERYYYESFSSRDDVLSALIDGIAEELVVAIAAALRQAGDDSRAKAHAAITAGIHLLTDDPRKTEVTMVAAMATPALRARTTETIRVFARLVASEGTEFYGVTDPAPDPVIDFRATYLVGGLVQTLTGWVRGDLPISRDELIDYTTDVFVLLGEDFARRGD